The sequence AAGCTGTTCACTATCTCTTATTCTCTTTTTTCTTGGGCAACTTTTTGTAGCAGTTGTTGGTGTTCAGATATTGACTTGCCCTctttgttattttaaattacatacatatttgtttaataattttatcttaTTGTTGGTACTGTAATGCAGGTAAACCACACCAAGCGGGAGCTCCACAACGTTTTCATCAAAAAACTTTACAGGTATGTTATGTTGCTAGAAACTGTATTTTATATGGTCAAAGAGAAAAAAACCAAACAAGCAAAGTCAAGTTGATATGTCAGCTTTCCTTATTCAATTGATAGGTTATATCTGAAGTCAGAATAATACCTAGGCTAGCGGAGAGAGGCTTGCGTGCCTGAGTTGAAAAAACCATGTTACTTCATTGCTGTCTCATCTCACACTAGAATGGGTCGACAGGGATAGAAATTACTACTAAGTGCCTTTCCTTTCACATCCATGTTTTACATGAAGTTTTCTTAACTGTGTTTTTCTGTCCAAATGGAAAACTACTTCATTATCTTTGTATGGTAACTTTTATTGCGTGGCTTGAGTCCCTAATTTGGAATCTGTATTGCTTCATCCTTGTTATCTTACGCAAGAACATGAACAAATGGATGGAAATTACTACTACTGCTTCCTTTTGCATCCATGTTCTCCGTGAAGTTTTCTTAACTTTGTTCTTCTTTCAAAAGAGAAATCATTATGTTTGCACGATATCCTTTATTGATTGGCTTGAGTTTGAGAGTGGTTCAAGGTATAACATTTCTTCCCTGTTTGCAAGGGTATGAAGTGTTGACTATTATTTTAGCTAAATACGCTTTTCATTGTTTCCTCAAGTGCCTAAATTCggatattttgtattttttttttatgttttgggCAGAGACAACTTGCTCGAAGAGATGTTACAGGAACCAGATGAGGTAGCCATGAAGAGAAAGCGTACCCGTGAGTCACTTCGGGTCCTGCAGCAAGCTTTCCGGGTAAGTGCCAGAATTTGAATTGTTACAGCATCCCTGTTGGCTTGTAGTACTCCAAAAGctttcttgaaatatttgaatATTTCCTTCAGAAATGTCTGATCACGTCTTTGTTTGCTTTTCTTTTCAATATTTGTGATGGTTGATAGCTTTATTTCACATGGTTTTTGTGTTTCTTGGTGCATTGAGCATTCTTGGCTCGTAGTCTCATCCATTCAGAGCTTCTTCAAGCTGCAGCTTGACTTTTCACCAATCTTTGTTAGAAAGTTAATGTTGGGTTAGTTAATAACACAATTAAACCAGCCGTCCCATCACTGTTCACGATGACACAATCATATGTATATCGAACCTATATGTGTGCTCTGTTGGGTTTTATTAGACGATACAATTCTGGTTTTTTCCTCACTTCTCCTTTTTTGAATGTTAGACGTTGGATGAATTACCACTTGAAGCCGAATCAGTCGAAAGGGGATACAGCTTGAGCACTGACCCGACAGGCCTGCCAAGGATCCACGGGCTTCCCACCTCATCCTTTTATAACACTACCAGTGGTTCTTCCGAATCATATTCTGCATCTCCCAAGAACCCGAAGTCACGAAAGTCATCACATTCTGGTGAGCTCCACTCCCCCTTTTACGTTAATTCTGATTCCAATGGTGCTGGACGTAATTCTATGACCGGTCTATATCCATCAGTTGACTAGATTGGCGAAGAATTCATCAACTACCATCACCACATTCATTTCACGCCTACGTGCCATTATAAACGTGTAAATTCCTATGTTTTTGCGGTCTGGTACTTGGAGAAGTTGCATTTCTTTTTATTAAATGAATACATAAGTGATGTTGACCATTTGTTTTCCGACCCATatagtatatttttttttgtccgAATGATGATTGGATTGTTATAAGTGCGATGCTTAAAAAATGCCTCAACGAAAATAGGAGATGTTGCTTCCCTCCTCGTAATGTTCGTAGCAAATGTtcataatttttctttttgttttgccATGAGAAATGTACTTCCCTTGTATAATATCTTTTGACTATGTTTGTCTCACTTTTATGAACTTGTAAACTGTAATTCTTACGGCATGTATTGATTTCTGTTGCTCTCCTTTGTTTTTCATTcactttttataaaaattcaacCTATCAATACGATTTGAATATTTCTTTTTCTTGTCCTAAAAAGTTGAAAGCCACAATCGACTTATGATACATGGCACTTGAAAGGATTTCGACAgaattgctttttttttttttaattttattttatggccAACTAAATTAAGTAGAAAATTACATTACAACACTTAAAATATGGAGATTTAGAATTGGAACATGaggcatgtatatatattttttaatcccagaaatattattttagctCATTGCCGTAGCGATTATGTACGGCTCCAAGCGAGAAATTCATACGAGATTTATTTATTGTACGTGAAAATATAAccttttcattttaaaaatgatggACCCTTTCTCTTTTTCGTTGAGACATGCTCCTGTTAAAGATAAAGACCGACTGGAAAATAACTCTTATAACTCTATATTATGCATTTACGTatgattatattttaaaattttttagttCCATTTTTTTAAAGTTCAAAATTTGGATAATACGCTCAATTCGTATGAGGTAATATCATCAGTCATCACATCCCATGAATGAAAATCCTAAAAGAcgtaaactttttttttttttttttttaaaaaaaaactcaataaacAAATGTATCctcaattttgaaaaaaaacaagcatattaaggtagtgtttgggagagcttctaggaagcacttctcagtttttcgttaacaaaatttcataagATTTTAAAGTTTTGTTAACGGAAAAAATGAAAAGTGCTTGTAAGAagttctcccaaacactacttaAGTCGTATATATGCTGAAAAGTTTTAAGCACATTCACTCCATTCGTAAAGACTTTATatatgaattttaaaaattacggGGTTTCATTGCAATTTATTTTACACATCAAGTTTTTTTGGTTACTCAGGAAGAGACGCTATGTAATTTGCCCTAGCTAATTCTTATTAATCCCCGTTATAAGAAAGAGCAATTAACTAGAAACTTGGCATCATTAAGTCACTAATTAAGCAAATTAAGTTACCTTTACTTCACTTGCAGCTAGCACTCAACCAACTTAACTGCCAATAACTTCTCTTCCTCTCATTTTCCCTCCCTAATAATATCACTTTCTCTCCCACACAAACaccaaaaatcatcaaatcaaatagTTTAAAAGAAACAGAGATAATTCTCAGAATCAACAATGCTCAGATTTTTCCTCCGCACAGTTCATCGCCATCTCTTCGCCATTTGCTTATGTTCCCTCCTCTGTTATTCACTCTTTCTCATCACCATTCCAATCTTGGCTCCACATTCTAATTCcaaagtaaaataaaattatcCCTTTCTTGTACTTTTTTTCTTGAACAAAATTCAATTTCTTTTCCAACTTTTGTTTATTTTGGTTTTCTGTTCAGCAGTGGAATGAGATTGTTGGTGGAGATGTTTATCACTCGGAAGACGTTTTTCAGAGGAACTACGACGAAATGGAGAGCAAGTTCAAGATTTATTCATACAAcagagatgatgatgatgatgatgatgatgatacacCAAGATCGATTCATTGGACGTATGCAAGCGAAAGCTATTTTTTCAAGAATATCAGAGAGAGCTGGTTCTTGACAGATGATCCTCATCTTGCCCATTTGTTCTTCATCCCTCTTTCTTGTCACAAAATTCGCCAAAAGGTATTTCAAATACAAATCTTTATATAGAATTTGTTGTAGCAACGCATCTCTTcgccaaattaaaattaaaattaaaacaaaaaaggAACTCCGAAAAAGAACAGTATGCACCCTTTCGCGAAAAGACGCCATATGCAACTTTTGGACATGTTATATATACATGAATAAGAACAACCCTTTTTCAGAAacgtattttttttatatattctgattctgatttgaTAAAGTTCCTGTAAAGAAACAGTAGAATAATGAAAAACATGCGGCGGGCTGAGGCGGAACACGGCGGCTGGGGTGTGGGTCCGGTGGTGGCATTGCTGTGTGTGATAATGCTTCTAATATTTCTGCCGCTGGGGATGGGGCCCGGCCCGGTTCAGCCGCCGCCATTTTACATACTCTTCGTTTTCCCTGTGTTCATGGCTGCCATTTTCATATACCTTACTTATGCGGCTAATAGTGAttagttttatttaaattagtgTTATAatcattataataataataattattatttttttaaaatattatgtttgCACTTGTGTTTGTTAAttgttattttcattttattcaatTAGATTTTTCTCACAATGAACATTGATGATTATTGTTTACTGTTCATGTTAATATAATGCGAGGACaacagtttatttatttttttgaaatcaggagaacaattaatttgaaattttaatatgaaacaACGCGCGAGTGTCTATAATTTTAATCGATGacgatataaaatattttttaataatgataaataaaaaatattaagtttcgggaaaagcaaagaaaaaaaatcgactCTAATTACATTAAATCAAGTCTATAATTTATAGGATTAAATCAAATTTTGTTCCATCAATCCGAGGTGTCTGCTCTTCTAGTTATGTAGATAGAGATGGATTCATCCCACACAAAGATTTTGCAATTCCTCAGATAAATCAGCCATTTGCACAACCAGCCGGAGGAAATGAGACACACAGGAGGTATTGTATTGTATACGGTGTGGGGAGCTCAGTAATCCTAGCTACAGCAATGAAACACAGAATCTGAACTATTTTTACAGTTCCAAGTTTTGGATATGTTTTCATGTCAATagtatatttgattttaaaacaGTCAATGTCACGAGTTCGATTACGAGCTCAACGTTTTTTTGGCAACACATCACTGGCCAGTTTCTCCTATTCCAAACATGTTGCATGGGCTGATGTTTGATAAGTGTACACGGGAGGCAAATGCAATTCGGACATAAGAAAGAAGCTGGTGCGTCTATGGGGAGAAGATGAAGAACTTGATATTCAGAGCCAAACCGTACCTAAACTAAGTACAACATACAAATTCTATAGGGCTAAATTCTGCATCTGTCCTGCCAGCTTAACTCACACAAACGCTCGAATCACATCATACTAGTGTTGCATTTTTTGAAATCCTTTTTGGTTTCTATAATTTGATCCTCCAATCTGCCATTTTGCAGTAATCTTGGGAGACCACTTTGATTTGCCATTTGTTGACATTCTTGAATGGCGAAAATTTGCTCTTCTTTTGAAAGAGGCAGATGTGTACATACTAAAGGACATTTTGAAGGCCAAAGCAGGTGCAGAATACAGAATGTTACACAACAATCTACTCAAGGTCAGCAAGACGAAAATATGGGGAACAAATCTATTTTAAACCCATGATTCATGAGTCGTCGATCTTAAATACCGCAATTACTTACCTTAATTTCTATGGATCAATAGGTGCAGAAACATTTCCGGTGGAATACGCCCCCAGTGAAATTAGATGCATTCCATATGGTGATATATGATCTATGGTTGAGGAGGAACGTAGTTAAGTGATGAGCTCCACCAAGTTGTTTGCTCTGTTTTTACACTTTTATCCATTTTGTAGAGTGAAATGACAAACCATACATGGGATCGTTGTTATGGCAAACATGATACAAAAAAGGTCGGCATTACATGAACAAATTTGAAAGCTAATAAAGCAGATGGGTGTAATACATTTCTGGTCTAACATTATGTTTGTTCTCTAGGGAACAACAAATTTGTCAACAAGATTTTCATGCACTTAAATcggaaaaagaaaaggaaaaggaaacgCCTATATGTACTTTAGTTGATCCCGCATATCCTACTTAATAGTACATGAAGTATATGTACAAGAAAATCTCATATTAAAACAAGTCGAAAGACAGTGCAAGTCTCACTCCGTTCATCAGCATCTAATCCATCACAATTGGCAGAGTAATTTCTAAATCACCTTTAAGCGTTCAACACTGTCTTTTCTGCATTGGAAGTATGCATTAGCAGCAGGGATAATGGTATCAGCGCCATGAGCTTCACCATTGCCCTGTGCATGAAAATGAAAGCGTACACtaagaaaacataaaactcTCCGCGTGAAATTTAggagaataaaagaaagaaacatGTGGCTTTCATCACAGTTATGAGAAACCTTTCAATTTAAAAAGTGACGTACCATTTCGACAGCATCCATAAAAAGTGGTTGCACGGCAACAATTGGAACTTTTGAAAGGTCTCTTAGTACTCCCTGCAACATCAAAAGCTTTCAATAAGAGTAATTTACAGTAATAGCATCGATTGAACAATAAGAAAGTTATGAATGGACTGCACTTGGTATTATCATTGAATTTTATCCACATACAATAATTTATTCGGAGTTCAGAAAAGGTATTTTATTGCTTTCTTGTATTTCAAGTGTTTTTCAtataaaatggaaaaaaatgATCTTAATGCATAAATTGATTCACATGTAGCAAATAGCTGAATCTGGGTTAGAACGCACACGAGGGAGGGTAACTCTCTTCAGCCGGTAATGTTTAATAAAGATCGAGtttctaaaaatataaaaatgaaaatgatGAAATTCATAgaatttttgttgaaaaattgTATAGAGACAACACTTTCAAAGTTATAGCATAACCTAGAAACATCTCCAGAAGTCAATTTAGCGGTCAAGCATTTTACTAAAATCGATCACATAACACTTTTGTGCACGAACTCATCAATGCCAATGGCACCAAACAAAGAATTTACTGTATGCTtctaaaaaacttaaaataggCAAAACAAAGACTAACACAATCAGATAAGTGTTTTTATCACGGCAAGGGTCTCAATAAAGAACAAATATAAGCATTGAATTTAAATAACCAGTTGAATGATTGATTTAAATATCAAGTTTTTATTGGGAAAGTTGGCGTGTTAAAAAGAATGAGTATACATACATATCAGAGTTTTTACTTGGATGAAGTGTCAACATATTGCTAAATTTGGCTTTCACAGTACGCAGATAAAGTTCCACATGGAAAAATCAAACGCATAGCCAATTCTGAACAACATTCAGTTAGAAATACTAAACCAGTGATATACAGCACCTTGTTGGCCCACTTAAGACCACATGCATTGCACAGTGTTCTTGGTCCATCTGGTCCACGTCTCATCATAGGAGTGGACTTTGAACTAATCCCACAATGCCGACATCTGCTACAGGCACAGAAATCCAGTGACACTTAAAAATCCATTAACAAACTAGAACATAGATCAATGCATCTCCACTGTGGCTCAATGCAATTATTTACCTGCTATATCAAAATAACAAGAAAAAAAGGAAGAGGACAACCAGGCTTaacaaataacaacagaaccaCAGAAGTGAAAAAATGACACTCACAAGGTCTCCTGTTCATCTTGGCCACCAGCAAAATCTGCAGAGGACGAACCTGGTTCCTCAGAAACTGACTTGGATGATGTAAACTGACCTTTCTTCCGCTGCATCCTGGAAGATTTCAGAATATCAGTAGTGTATGAAGGCGCAGATATAGAATCAGCATTGCAATGAATTGTGCCAGACATTGATTTTTAAATAAGATAATTTGGATTGACATTATTTTCTACCAATTTCTCAACACTAATCTCATGCCAAAGCCAGACATTATGATTGAAAATATTGATCCTGAGACCATCATAAAGTATGTCTTAATGCAGAATCTCAattgttacataagaacagcaAGCTGCTTAATCTCGTAGAACATAACTACATAAGCACCAACTGTTTAATTTGTCAAACTAATTTACTACATATTGTATTTTTTAGGACTGGTCAGGACGTCAGGCCTTCTTCAAGGTCCCTCAAAGATGATTGATAGCATTTTTAATATTGATTGAAAACTTTAGTATGACATGTTTTTAGTCCATAGTGACAACACCAATATCACATCATATCAATTTGATAAAACAACTGCTGTggaataaaaaaagaaaacttaTGCTAAATGGAGCACAAAGGTTACATTAAACATATCCATTGAAACAAAATGGAAGAAATATGCATTCTTCCCCTCTCAAAAAATTTGAGAACTACTGAGTGCTGTCTCACAGGTAATCACACTCACAcctaatatttaaattttcacgAATCATGTGATTCATACATATTAcatcaaaatattaatatacTTTGAAAGACCCGTTTTATGCAAATTACAAAAACAATTTAAACAATCAGAATAGAAGTTTGACGAACTGAAGCTAAGCTACAATATAGGCTGCTAGCCATGAAAATTTAGCATAGCTAACTTTCCAATGAGTCAAGCAGCAGAAACAAGAACCTGAATATGAGAACAATAACAAATCACCCATCATTACTGGACATTCTCTGACAGTTATGTTAACTGAGAGCAACTTCCTTGCGCACAGTATAACGAATCTTCTTATCAAAGCATCGTTCTTTTCTCGGAAACGGTTCAAAGAAGCAACCCTTTGTGGTTGACTCGACCTTCAGGCTTGATCAGGCAAACCCTACAGAGGCAAATGGAAAACTCTTAACGGACATATATTCATGCCATGTCAATATATATCAGTAACcgaaaatcaaattaatttatccACACCCTATGATTTGGAGGAGTAATCCCAAGCGTAGGAATACCAGTGGGTACTTCATAGCCACCCACAGCAACAGAACTGCATGAACCTGAACATAAATAAGGGGCAAAGAAAACACCTTAAACTGTCACAGACGAGCTAAGCACAAGCCAACTaaagattatttttttaaaacaaaaaaaccaaaaaccgTGGGCTCACATCACACTACAATGTCAATGAACCATAAAAACCTACATTCACTTGACATTCCCGACTTGACCTAAAAAATCAAAGGTGAATACTCTCATTCTGTAAAAGAAAAAATCTTATACTCTTTGACCCCTTGAGCTTATTCCACACTTCATTCAACTTACACAGGCAAAACCAAAGAGACTATAACGAATCACACTACGCACGTATAAATTCAATTGCATCTACAATGAAAGTTCCAAAGCAACAATTTTTCAACAGCAAAGCTAAATCAAACAAGATAAACAAAATTCCCTCACTTTCAAGACAAAAATCAACCCAATCGACAAACAACAAACAGAATGAGGGGCGGAATACCTTCTCCGGCGTAACGGAATCGAAAACATAAACCTCCCCCTGAAACGACAGGGTAAGCTGGTCCGCACCAACATCCCCAACAGCAGACGCACAATCGGGGCCAactgttaaaatattttctggCTACGTCCCTGATCATTCACAAGCAACGCATCTCTTCgccaaattaaattattaaaattaattaaaattaaaacaacgAAGAAACTCTGGAAAAGAAAAGACGCCATGCAACTTGGACATGTTATATATAACCTTTTTTCCCAAACGtattctttattctgattctgatttttgataaaaaaaaacatgcggCGGGCTGAGGCGGAACATGGCGGCTGGGGTGTGGGTCCGGTGGTGGCATTGCTGTGTGTGGTAATGCTTCTAATATTTCTGCCGCTGGGGATGGGGCCCGGCCCGGTTCAGCCGCCGCCATTTTACATACTCTTCGTTTTCCCTGTGTTCATGGCTGCCATTTTCATATACCTTACTTATGCGGCTAATAGTGAttagttttatttaaattaattattattttttttagattttaatttaatattatgtTTGAAATTGTGTTTGTTAATTGTTATTTTCATTTTCTTATTACttattaaattcaattagattTTTTCACAACGCACATTGATGATTATTGTTTACTGCTCATGTTAATATAATGTAAGAAGaacagtttatttatttatttatttttttgaaatcaggAGAAcagtttatttgaaattttaatatgaaacaACGcgagtatataattttaatcgatgacgatttaaaatatatattttttaataataaataaaaaataataagtttCGGAAAAGCAAAGAAAGAAAATCGACTCTAATTACATTAATATCTGAAATTAAAAGATTCGTGCTTTTCTCtagtggatttttttttttaaaaataaaataaaatctaaggTACAAAAACGAAATAAAATCTAGTGGATCTTGTATAGCATAGTGGAATCCTTTTAATTATATCCCTCTTAAAGTCTATAATTTATGGGATAGGATTAAATCAAATTTTGTTCCATCACTTGGTATTTGTTTGTATTGCTACGCCAGGTATCCTCGTACCAGAGAATGAGATCATATGTCAAGGATTATGCCGAGGGCTTAATCCTCAAATACCCGTACTGGAACAGAACATTTGGCTCAGGTCCCAGACCTCTAGTGTTAAATTTGAGGAAATTGCCACGGGCCTCAAAATTTTGGGGGTacccaaattttaaaaatttactaGTACagaatataattaatttatgacATCACCCCATGAATAATAATTAATGGATAGTAAGTAGCCTGTGATGAAGACTTGAAGTCCCGCTGTCCATTTATCGTTTTATCTCTCGTAAACATTCAGCAATAATCCATAATCAATCCGAAATATCTATCTAGCAAGTTTTCGCTAAAGATAAATGACTTGACTATGCATCAATCAAGAAAAAAAGTTTTTGATAACACTTATTATGCAAAATTaatcaatattttcaatttcaaaGTAAACTAAGAAACGATTAATATTCAAGTGTATATGTACTGGTTCAAAACATGAATTTCACATTTTGTTTGGATGATCTTGACTTTATTAGTATTTGTTTATgtcatatttttatctattttaaatttaaattttatttgtaaaagtcattttatttatactatcatatttatcgataaaaaaatatataaatgttAAGATTTAAGGGGATCAATTTTTTTATGCTCGCCTCAGGCCTCAAAAAACTCAGGTCCGACACTGGCTCCAACCACTTCGTTTCATGCCATGAATTCGGCATAGGAGCGACTCGAGGCGTTCATATGCTCGTCAAGAATGCAATCCGAGGTGTCTGCTCTTATAGTTATGGAGATATAGATGGATTCATCCCACACAAAGATTTTGTAATTCCTCAAATAAATCAGCCATTTGCACAACCAGCAATGAAACACAGAATCTGAACTATTTTACAGTTCCAAGTTTTGGATGTGTTTTCATGTCAATAGTATATATGGAAGTCAATGTCACGGGTTTGATTACGAGCTCAACGTTTTGTTGGCAACACATTACTGGCCAGTTTAACCTATCCCAAACATGTTGCATGGGCTGATGTTTGATAGTGTACTCGGCAGGACAATTCTTGGCTACTGGGGAGGCAAATGCAATTCGGACATAAGAAAGAGCGTCTATGGGGAGAAGATGAAGAACTTGATATTCAGAGCCAAACAGTGCCTAAACCAAGTACAATATACAAATTCTATAGGGCTAAATTCTGCATTTGTCCTGCCAGCTTAACCCACACAAGCGCTCGAGTCACTAGGGCGATTCACTACGGATGTGTTCCGGGTAAATCACATCATACTAGTGTTGCATTTTTTGAAATCCTTTTTGGTTTCTATAATTTGATCCTCCAATCTGCCATACTGCGGTAATCTTGGGAGATCACTTTGAATTGCTATTTGTTGACATTCTTGAATGGCGAAAATTTGTTCTTTTGAAATAGGCAGATGTGTACATACTGAAGGACATTTTGAAGGCCAAAGCAGATGCAGAATACAGAATGTTACACAACCACCTACTCAAGGTCAGCAAGACGGAAAATATGGGAAATAAATCTATTTTAAACCCATGACTCATGAGTCATCATCAATTTTAAATATCACAATTACTTACCTTAATTTCTATGGATCAACAGGTGCAGAAACATTTCCAGTGGAATACGCCCCCCAGTGAAATTAGATGCATTTCATATGGTGATATATGATCTATGATTGAGGAGGAACGTCGTTAAGTGATGAGCTCCACCAAGTTGTTTGCTCTGTTTTTACACTTTTCTACACTTTGTAGAGTAAAACGACAAACCATACATGGGATCGTTGTTATGGCAAACATGATACAAAAAAGGTCGACATTACGTGCACAAATTTGAAAGCTAATAAAGCAGATGGGTGTAATACATTTCTGGTCTAACATTATGTTTGTTCTCTAGGGAACAACAAATTTGTGAACAAGATTTGCATGCACTTAAATcggaaaaagaaaaggaaaaggaaacgCCTATATGTACTTCAGTTGATCCCGCATATCCTACTTAATAGTACATGAAGTATATGTACAAGAAAATCTCATATTAATAAAACAAGTCGAAAGACAGTGCAAGTCTCACTCTGTTCATCAGCATCTAATCCATTACAATTGGCAGAGTAATTTCTAAATCACCTTTAAGCGTTCAACACTGTCTTTTCTGTGTTGGAAGTAATTGCATTAGCAGCAGGGATGATGGTATCAACGC comes from Henckelia pumila isolate YLH828 chromosome 4, ASM3356847v2, whole genome shotgun sequence and encodes:
- the LOC140861211 gene encoding probable glycosyltransferase At5g03795 translates to KFNFFSNFCLFWFSVQQWNEIVGGDVYHSEDVFQRNYDEMESKFKIYSYNRDDDDDDDDDTPRSIHWTYASESYFFKNIRESWFLTDDPHLAHLFFIPLSCHKIRQKIFLTMNIDDYCLLFMIKSNFVPSIRGVCSSSYVDRDGFIPHKDFAIPQINQPFAQPAGGNETHRRYCIVYVILGDHFDLPFVDILEWRKFALLLKEADVYILKDILKAKAGAEYRMLHNNLLKVQKHFRWNTPPVKLDAFHMVIYDLWLRRNVVK
- the LOC140863036 gene encoding GATA transcription factor 24-like isoform X4; translation: MQRKKGQFTSSKSVSEEPGSSSADFAGGQDEQETLCRHCGISSKSTPMMRRGPDGPRTLCNACGLKWANKGVLRDLSKVPIVAVQPLFMDAVEMGNGEAHGADTIIPAANAYFQCRKDSVERLKVI
- the LOC140863036 gene encoding GATA transcription factor 24-like isoform X2, which encodes MSGTIHCNADSISAPSYTTDILKSSRMQRKKGQFTSSKSVSEEPGSSSADFAGGQDEQETLCRHCGISSKSTPMMRRGPDGPRTLCNACGLKWANKGVLRDLSKVPIVAVQPLFMDAVEMGNGEAHGADTIIPAANAYFQCRKDSVERLKVI
- the LOC140863036 gene encoding GATA transcription factor 24-like isoform X3 → MQRKKGQFTSSKSVSEEPGSSSADFAGGQDEQETFRCRHCGISSKSTPMMRRGPDGPRTLCNACGLKWANKGVLRDLSKVPIVAVQPLFMDAVEMGNGEAHGADTIIPAANAYFQCRKDSVERLKVI
- the LOC140863036 gene encoding GATA transcription factor 24-like isoform X1, whose amino-acid sequence is MSGTIHCNADSISAPSYTTDILKSSRMQRKKGQFTSSKSVSEEPGSSSADFAGGQDEQETFRCRHCGISSKSTPMMRRGPDGPRTLCNACGLKWANKGVLRDLSKVPIVAVQPLFMDAVEMGNGEAHGADTIIPAANAYFQCRKDSVERLKVI